Proteins from one Bactrocera neohumeralis isolate Rockhampton chromosome 3, APGP_CSIRO_Bneo_wtdbg2-racon-allhic-juicebox.fasta_v2, whole genome shotgun sequence genomic window:
- the LOC126754109 gene encoding lysosomal aspartic protease-like, giving the protein MLKTSLLLALCATLAAADLQRIPIYRNPNYQRTPANSAAEAEIVRAKYALDAVTTTSNASVGHETLTNQANKQYYGQITIGTPPQDFLVSFDTGSSNLWVPSVKCSACSQTCLSQQKYNSSASSTYVANGTGFYMDYSQGGVIGYLSQDTVRVAGIVVENQVFAEIVTEVDDSFTQLGFDGILGMGFPTLAVDGVTPVFNNMWSQKLVEQEVFSLYFATNGSSAQGGELILGGSDTSRYQGNLNYVQLTKKDRWQIKMDTVQFGERLLCKDGCEAVVDTGSSVILMPDGAYKLFMEVFANSTQSLPDMVFVIGGTIYALPSNLVDVQKSTTDYWILGDSFLSGFYTEFDVANKRIGLATLA; this is encoded by the coding sequence ATGTTAAAGACTTCTTTACTACTAGCGCTATGTGCAACTTTAGCCGCGGCTGATTTGCAGCGCATACCGATCTATAGGAATCCCAACTACCAGAGAACACCCGCAAACTCCGCGGCCGAGGCGGAAATCGTGCGCGCCAAATATGCGCTGGACGCAGTCACCACCACAAGCAATGCAAGTGTAGGCCATGAAACACTAACCAATCAAGCCAATAAGCAATATTATGGACAAATTACGATCGGCACACCGCCACAGGATTTCCTCGTGTCCTTCGATACCGGCTCCTCCAACTTGTGGGTGCCTTCGGTCAAATGCAGCGCCTGCAGTCAAACGTGTCTTAgccaacaaaaatacaattctAGCGCGTCCAGCACTTACGTTGCCAACGGTACAGGCTTTTATATGGACTATAGTCAAGGCGGCGTAATTGGTTATCTCTCTCAGGACACTGTACGCGTGGCTGGTATAGTTGTGGAGAATCAAGTTTTCGCCGAAATCGTAACTGAGGTTGATGACTCGTTTACTCAACTGGGTTTTGACGGTATCTTGGGTATGGGCTTTCCAACGCTCGCAGTGGACGGTGTTACGCCAGTGTTCAACAATATGTGGTCGCAAAAGTTGGTGGAACAGGAAGTATTCTCATTATATTTCGCAACAAATGGCTCCTCTGCGCAAGGCGGTGAGCTTATATTGGGTGGCTCAGACACATCGCGTTACCAAGGCAACTTGAACTATGTTCAACTCACGAAGAAGGATCGTTGGCAAATCAAAATGGATACTGTGCAATTCGGTGAACGTCTACTATGCAAGGATGGTTGTGAAGCTGTTGTAGATACTGGCAGCAGTGTAATACTTATGCCTGATGGCGCTTACAAGCTTTTCATGGAAGTTTTCGCAAATTCCACACAATCTTTGCCGGATATGGTATTTGTGATTGGCGGCACGATCTATGCACTTCCTTCAAATCTGGTCGACGTTCAAAAGAGTACCACGGATTATTGGATTTTAGGAGACTCTTTCTTGAGTGGCTTTTATACCGAATTCGATGTGGCCAATAAACGTATTGGATTGGCAACGCTggcttaa